From Acidovorax sp. FHTAMBA, one genomic window encodes:
- a CDS encoding PLP-dependent cysteine synthase family protein — MTLPSPWLHEAIARIEADYQRSADTHLIPLRLPAFSKHGIDLYLKDESTHPTGSLKHRLARSLFLYALCNGWVHEGSTIVESSSGSTAVSEAYFARLLGLPFVAVMPRTTSPEKIAQIEFHGGRCHFVDSAGAVYDAARAIAHDTGGHYMDQFTYAERATDWRGNNNIAESMFTQMLREPHPVPRWIVVGAGTGGTSATIGRYVRYQRHATQVCVADPAGSVFSAYHRTGDAALTAPGSRIEGIGRPRVEPSFIRTLVDRMVEVPDVESVAAMRALSQLLGRRVGPSTGTNFVVMLTLASEMRELGERGSILSLLCDAGERYLPTYFDTDWVERCFGDCSAAQQKIDALMG; from the coding sequence ATGACCCTCCCCTCCCCCTGGCTCCACGAAGCCATCGCCCGCATCGAAGCCGACTACCAGCGCAGCGCTGACACCCACCTCATCCCGCTGCGCCTGCCTGCCTTTTCCAAGCACGGCATCGACCTGTACCTCAAGGACGAATCCACCCACCCCACGGGCAGCCTCAAGCACCGATTGGCGCGGTCGCTGTTTTTGTACGCGCTGTGCAATGGCTGGGTGCATGAGGGCTCGACCATCGTCGAGTCGTCCAGCGGGTCCACGGCAGTGAGCGAGGCCTACTTTGCGCGGCTGCTGGGGCTTCCTTTTGTGGCGGTGATGCCGCGCACCACGTCGCCAGAAAAGATTGCGCAAATCGAGTTCCATGGCGGGCGTTGCCACTTTGTAGACAGTGCAGGCGCGGTTTACGACGCTGCGCGCGCCATTGCCCACGATACCGGCGGGCACTACATGGACCAGTTCACGTATGCCGAGCGCGCCACCGACTGGCGGGGCAACAACAACATTGCCGAGAGCATGTTCACGCAAATGCTGCGCGAGCCGCACCCTGTGCCGCGCTGGATTGTGGTGGGCGCGGGCACGGGCGGCACCAGCGCCACCATTGGGCGCTATGTGCGCTACCAGCGGCACGCCACGCAAGTGTGTGTGGCCGACCCGGCGGGTTCGGTGTTCAGCGCCTACCACCGCACGGGCGATGCGGCGCTGACGGCACCGGGGTCGCGCATCGAGGGCATCGGCCGCCCGCGTGTGGAGCCGAGCTTTATCCGTACGCTCGTGGACCGAATGGTCGAGGTGCCGGATGTGGAATCGGTCGCGGCAATGCGGGCACTGTCGCAACTGCTGGGGCGGCGCGTGGGGCCATCCACCGGAACCAACTTTGTGGTCATGCTCACACTGGCCAGCGAGATGCGCGAGCTGGGCGAGCGCGGCTCGATCCTGTCGCTGCTATGCGATGCGGGCGAGCGGTATCTGCCCACTTATTTCGACACCGACTGGGTGGAGCGGTGTTTTGGCGATTGCTCAGCGGCGCAGCAGAAGATCGACGCCCTGATGGGCTGA
- a CDS encoding ABC transporter ATP-binding protein gives MTQPLRVEGLGKHYGSTPVFAGVHFTVAPGEFVAIVGDSGVGKSTLLNCLAGLDHWDAGHITHGSTDLGTLDDTQRALWRRAHVGFVFQAFHVLPHLDVAQNVALPLMLLEQNDPARVHQMLAAVGLGEMGGRLPQQLSGGQLQRVAIARALVHRPALLLADEPTGNLDPTTAARVMDLLLAQTREHGASLVLVTHSDAAAARADRVLRLTANGIAG, from the coding sequence ATGACGCAGCCGCTTCGCGTCGAGGGCCTGGGCAAGCACTACGGCAGCACGCCGGTGTTTGCCGGTGTGCACTTCACAGTGGCGCCAGGCGAGTTTGTGGCCATCGTGGGCGACTCGGGCGTGGGCAAGTCCACGCTGCTCAACTGCCTGGCGGGGCTGGACCACTGGGACGCAGGCCACATCACGCACGGCAGCACCGACCTGGGTACGCTGGACGACACGCAGCGCGCCCTGTGGCGGCGCGCGCACGTCGGGTTTGTGTTCCAGGCGTTTCACGTGCTGCCCCACCTGGATGTGGCGCAGAACGTGGCGCTGCCCCTCATGCTGCTGGAACAAAACGACCCGGCCCGCGTGCACCAGATGCTGGCGGCCGTGGGCCTGGGCGAGATGGGCGGGCGCCTGCCGCAGCAGCTCAGTGGCGGCCAGCTGCAGCGCGTGGCCATTGCCCGTGCACTGGTGCACCGCCCCGCCCTGCTGCTGGCCGACGAGCCCACCGGCAACCTCGACCCCACCACCGCCGCCCGCGTGATGGACCTGCTGCTCGCGCAGACGCGCGAGCATGGCGCATCGCTGGTGCTGGTCACGCATTCGGATGCGGCAGCGGCGCGGGCAGACCGGGTGCTGCGCCTCACAGCCAACGGCATCGCCGGGTAG
- a CDS encoding multidrug effflux MFS transporter, whose amino-acid sequence MSAPSATAVPAASPVSINPGLAILVLALLLSIQPVTTDLYLPALPALTRSLGAPMSAAQLTLSGLLLAFGCSQMVWGPLSDRFGRRPILLAGLSIYTVASIGSALAPTMGLLIVWRIAQGAAMGAVVMCARAIVRDLYTPLEGARAMSKALTGLGIVACICAPLGGLLSEWLGWRAALLALTAYAVVTLTLVALRMPETLAQRNPQALQPRALVTTWKHVLRSPTFWAFSLQTTATYGGLFTFLAASSFVYIDVLGLTRTVYGWVMASACVAYFGGTFLCRSLLMRHGLQRTVAIAGALSVSGGTLMALVAWMGWHNPWALTLPFYLFMLAHGIHQPCGQSGAVGPFPKAAGVASALNGFMMMLAAFAIGGWLGLRLDGTVWPLINGIWFWSVVLAVISWTLVQKFGAPREHA is encoded by the coding sequence ATGTCTGCCCCCTCCGCCACCGCCGTACCTGCGGCCTCCCCCGTCTCCATCAACCCCGGGCTGGCCATCCTGGTGCTGGCCTTGCTGCTCAGCATCCAGCCCGTCACCACCGACCTGTATCTGCCTGCGCTGCCCGCCCTCACGCGCAGCCTGGGTGCGCCCATGTCTGCGGCGCAGCTCACGCTCAGCGGGCTGCTGCTGGCGTTTGGCTGCTCGCAGATGGTGTGGGGGCCGCTGTCCGACCGGTTTGGGCGCCGCCCCATCTTGCTGGCAGGGCTTTCCATCTACACCGTGGCCTCGATCGGCAGTGCGTTGGCGCCCACCATGGGCTTGCTGATCGTGTGGCGCATTGCCCAGGGGGCTGCCATGGGCGCCGTGGTGATGTGCGCGCGGGCCATCGTGCGCGACCTGTACACACCGCTGGAAGGGGCACGCGCCATGTCCAAGGCGCTCACGGGTCTGGGCATCGTGGCCTGCATCTGCGCACCACTGGGCGGGCTGCTGAGTGAATGGCTGGGCTGGCGCGCTGCGCTGCTGGCGCTGACCGCCTATGCCGTTGTCACGCTGACGCTGGTGGCGCTGCGCATGCCCGAGACCCTGGCCCAGCGCAACCCGCAGGCCCTGCAGCCGCGGGCGCTGGTCACCACCTGGAAGCATGTGCTGCGCAGCCCCACCTTCTGGGCTTTTTCGCTGCAGACCACGGCCACGTATGGCGGGCTGTTCACCTTTCTGGCCGCCTCGTCGTTCGTGTACATCGATGTGCTGGGGCTTACGCGCACGGTGTATGGCTGGGTCATGGCATCGGCCTGCGTTGCCTATTTTGGGGGCACCTTTCTGTGCCGCAGCCTCCTGATGCGCCATGGGCTGCAACGGACGGTGGCCATCGCGGGCGCGCTGAGCGTGAGCGGCGGCACCCTGATGGCGCTGGTGGCGTGGATGGGCTGGCACAACCCGTGGGCGTTGACGCTGCCGTTCTACCTGTTCATGCTGGCGCACGGCATTCACCAGCCGTGCGGGCAAAGCGGCGCGGTGGGCCCCTTCCCCAAGGCAGCGGGTGTGGCTTCGGCCCTGAACGGTTTCATGATGATGCTGGCCGCGTTTGCGATTGGCGGCTGGCTGGGCCTGCGGCTCGATGGCACGGTGTGGCCGCTGATCAACGGCATCTGGTTCTGGTCCGTGGTGCTGGCCGTGATCTCGTGGACGCTGGTGCAAAAATTCGGAGCGCCCCGTGAACATGCCTGA
- a CDS encoding carotenoid 1,2-hydratase — protein sequence MALVGAAGWAPGAAVALPARTLAFPRDHGSHPELRTEWWYITGHVQADGQPWGFQLTFFRSRVDATQGLRSAFAAKQLLFAHAAITDVRGRRLLHDQRIARAGFGVAQASEADTRIRLQDWTLERSDAKSGTVGRESSRYTAHIAGSGFDMDLVFDSTQPLLLQGRQGLSRKGPEAEQASYYYSHPQLKVGGHLTVAGRRMAVMPATGRAWMDHEWSEALMHPDAQGWDWIGMNLHDGSALTAFRLRRADGTALWAGGSFRAPGQPAQIFDAQAVAFTPLRVWVSPASGARYPVQWRVQTHVGSFEVSAVLDNQELDSNGSTGAIYWEGLSDLADRTGRSVGRGYLEMTGYAKPLRL from the coding sequence ATGGCGCTGGTGGGGGCAGCCGGTTGGGCGCCGGGTGCTGCGGTGGCCTTGCCCGCGCGCACGCTCGCTTTTCCGCGCGACCACGGCAGTCATCCGGAGCTGCGCACCGAGTGGTGGTACATCACGGGCCATGTGCAGGCAGACGGACAGCCCTGGGGTTTTCAGTTGACGTTCTTTCGCTCGCGCGTGGATGCCACACAGGGCCTGCGGTCGGCGTTTGCCGCCAAGCAGCTGCTGTTTGCCCATGCAGCCATCACCGACGTGCGGGGCCGGCGCCTGCTGCACGACCAGCGCATTGCCCGTGCAGGCTTTGGCGTGGCACAGGCCAGCGAGGCCGACACCCGCATTCGGCTGCAGGACTGGACGCTGGAGCGCAGTGACGCCAAGAGCGGCACAGTGGGCCGGGAGTCCAGCCGCTACACCGCCCATATTGCGGGCAGCGGGTTTGACATGGACCTGGTGTTCGACAGTACCCAACCCCTCTTGCTGCAGGGGCGGCAAGGCTTGTCGCGCAAGGGGCCTGAGGCTGAGCAGGCGAGCTATTACTACAGCCACCCCCAGCTGAAGGTGGGAGGCCACCTCACGGTGGCGGGGCGCCGGATGGCCGTCATGCCGGCCACCGGCCGCGCCTGGATGGACCACGAATGGAGCGAGGCGCTGATGCACCCCGACGCGCAGGGCTGGGACTGGATCGGGATGAACCTGCACGACGGCAGCGCGCTTACCGCCTTCAGACTGCGCCGGGCCGATGGCACGGCGCTGTGGGCTGGCGGGTCGTTTCGCGCGCCGGGCCAACCCGCACAGATATTCGACGCGCAGGCCGTGGCGTTCACGCCCCTGCGCGTGTGGGTGAGCCCGGCCAGTGGTGCCCGGTACCCGGTGCAGTGGCGGGTGCAAACCCACGTGGGCAGTTTCGAGGTGAGCGCTGTGCTGGACAACCAGGAGCTGGACAGCAACGGCTCGACCGGCGCGATTTACTGGGAAGGTCTGTCGGACCTTGCGGACCGCACCGGAAGATCCGTGGGCCGGGGTTATCTGGAAATGACCGGATACGCAAAACCGCTGCGCCTGTAA
- the miaA gene encoding tRNA (adenosine(37)-N6)-dimethylallyltransferase MiaA, whose translation MPETTPDSTLPTIALAGPTASGKTAGALALAAVLGKQGMPVEIISVDSALVYRGMDIGTAKPSPAELAAVPHHLIDIRDPLQAYSAAEFVQDATRLMAEIRARGALPLLVGGTMLYFKALFDGIDDMPAADPEVRARLEAQAAAQGWPALHAELARVDPVTAARLAPGDSQRIQRALEVWHVSGQPLSSFHTTKKGAASAIPASASALFSLEPDNRVWLHERIAQRFDAMLAAGFIDEVRALRARGDLHSDLPSMRCVGYRQVWEELDFQAGRPAGTPLNTAFLRERAIAATRQLAKRQITWLRSMPQRHTIACDQPHAVAALVQTVLQRLAQRTP comes from the coding sequence ATGCCTGAAACCACGCCTGATTCCACGTTACCCACCATTGCCCTGGCGGGCCCCACGGCGTCTGGCAAAACCGCAGGCGCCCTGGCCCTGGCCGCCGTGCTGGGCAAGCAGGGCATGCCGGTGGAGATCATCAGCGTCGATTCCGCCCTGGTGTACCGCGGCATGGACATCGGCACCGCCAAGCCCTCGCCCGCCGAACTGGCTGCCGTGCCGCACCACCTCATCGACATCCGCGACCCGCTGCAGGCCTACAGCGCCGCCGAGTTTGTGCAGGACGCCACCCGGCTCATGGCCGAGATCCGCGCGCGCGGTGCGCTGCCGCTGCTGGTCGGCGGCACCATGCTGTACTTCAAAGCGCTGTTTGACGGCATCGACGACATGCCCGCCGCAGACCCCGAAGTGCGCGCACGGCTGGAGGCCCAGGCGGCCGCGCAGGGCTGGCCCGCACTGCATGCCGAACTGGCGCGCGTGGACCCGGTCACGGCTGCACGCCTTGCACCCGGCGACAGCCAGCGCATTCAGCGGGCGCTGGAGGTGTGGCATGTGTCCGGTCAGCCATTGTCGAGCTTTCACACTACAAAAAAAGGAGCTGCTAGCGCAATACCAGCAAGCGCTAGCGCCCTTTTTTCCTTGGAACCCGACAACCGGGTGTGGCTGCACGAGCGCATTGCCCAGCGGTTTGACGCCATGCTGGCCGCAGGTTTCATCGACGAAGTGCGGGCCCTGCGGGCGCGCGGCGACCTGCACTCCGATCTGCCCTCCATGCGTTGCGTGGGCTACCGGCAGGTGTGGGAAGAACTCGACTTCCAGGCCGGCCGCCCGGCAGGCACGCCGTTGAACACCGCCTTCCTGCGCGAGCGCGCCATTGCCGCCACGCGCCAGCTGGCCAAGCGCCAGATCACCTGGCTGCGCAGCATGCCGCAGCGCCACACCATCGCCTGCGACCAGCCCCATGCCGTGGCGGCCCTGGTGCAGACGGTGCTCCAGCGCCTGGCGCAGCGCACGCCATGA
- a CDS encoding branched-chain amino acid ABC transporter permease, with the protein MNVKNTANIGYVLLLLALIAAPFLGAYPIFVMKLMCFALFASAFNLLLGYTGMLSFGHAAFLGGSAYMTGHALKVWAVTPEIGLLLGTAGGAVLGLIVGFFAIRRQGIYSTMITLALAQMLFFVCLQAPFTGGEDGLQGVPRGKLFGMIDLQNDLVMYYVVLAVVAGAFMLIVRTIHSPFGQVLKGIKENEPRAISLGYDTNRFKLLAFVLSAALAGLAGSLKTLVLGFATLSDAHWTASGHVVLMTLVGGLGTLSGPIVGSAVVVLLENKLGEIGGFLASVTGVEWFNTLGESVTMVTGLIFVICVLAFRRGIMGEIIAWMARRRGAGASA; encoded by the coding sequence ATGAACGTCAAGAACACTGCCAACATTGGCTATGTCCTGCTGCTGCTTGCGCTGATTGCAGCTCCTTTTCTGGGCGCCTACCCCATCTTTGTCATGAAGCTGATGTGCTTTGCACTGTTTGCTTCAGCGTTCAACCTGCTGCTGGGCTACACGGGCATGCTGTCCTTCGGGCACGCCGCTTTCCTGGGCGGCTCGGCCTACATGACGGGCCACGCCCTCAAGGTGTGGGCGGTCACGCCGGAGATCGGCCTTTTGCTGGGCACAGCGGGTGGCGCCGTGCTGGGCCTGATCGTCGGGTTCTTCGCCATCCGCCGCCAGGGCATTTACTCCACCATGATCACGCTGGCGCTGGCGCAGATGCTGTTCTTCGTGTGCCTGCAGGCGCCTTTCACGGGTGGCGAGGATGGCTTGCAGGGCGTACCTCGCGGCAAGCTCTTCGGGATGATCGATCTGCAGAACGACCTGGTGATGTATTACGTGGTTCTGGCGGTTGTGGCGGGCGCTTTCATGCTGATTGTGCGCACCATCCATTCGCCTTTTGGCCAGGTGCTCAAGGGCATCAAGGAAAACGAGCCGCGCGCGATCTCGCTGGGGTATGACACCAACCGCTTCAAGCTGCTGGCGTTTGTGCTGTCAGCCGCGCTGGCGGGTCTGGCCGGCTCGCTCAAGACGCTGGTGCTGGGCTTTGCAACGCTGAGCGACGCCCACTGGACGGCGTCGGGCCATGTGGTGCTGATGACGCTGGTCGGTGGTCTGGGCACCTTGTCAGGTCCCATCGTGGGGTCGGCCGTGGTGGTGCTGCTGGAAAACAAGCTCGGTGAAATTGGTGGCTTCCTTGCCTCGGTCACCGGTGTGGAATGGTTCAACACCCTGGGTGAATCGGTCACCATGGTCACAGGCCTGATCTTTGTGATCTGTGTGCTGGCTTTCCGGCGCGGGATCATGGGCGAGATCATTGCGTGGATGGCCCGTCGACGCGGTGCGGGCGCGAGTGCCTGA
- a CDS encoding FtsX-like permease family protein, whose protein sequence is MLAMFALLRTFSWQDLRHHPWRSAAAVAAVMLGVALAFAVHVINASALDEFSQAVRAVNGQPDLELRTMQGPLPEALYERLATNPQVARASPLLELSTLAQAGDATTTTVASPARISLRVLGADALLLPTMAPALMPRAWDTADRFAVFAPATVFLNTAALQALGLSTAAPAQLPQIMLYAGLQAPLNVQVAGTVAAGGAPLAVMDIGAAQDLFGRAGQLSRIDLQLLPGTDRAAWERALRAQPDWPANVVLAHPGDAAQRISNLSRAYRVNLTVLALVALFTGAFLVFSVLALSVAQRGPQFALLAVLGATPRQRLVLVLAESAALGLVGSALGIALGTALAATALQLLGGDLGGGYFAGVQPALQWSAPAALVYGTLGVAAALVGGWWPARAAQLLPPAQTLKGLGTAASQAERGTVGITLVVGGAVLTLAPPVFGIPLAAYVAIGMLLVGGIALLPWAMAKLLAWLQPLAARHALPLLALERARRMRGSAAIAVGGVVASLSLAVALTVMVSSFRGSVTQWLDAVLPSPLYVRSALGAGGSDAALLPARFAEAVGQLPGLDRVHALRASPLQLSPTLPALTVLSRPLGDDPAQSLPLVGNALPVPAGRTGVYISEAVVDLYDLRPGMEWPALSESIRPPALDGQAQPAIFYIAGVWRDYARQTGAVVMDRAVWLRLTGDARPSDLALWPSEGADIGALQASILALAATQAGQSGSNTPQGASAGGSSGNNDALVEFASSGAIRERSLRIFDRSFAVTYWLQAVAIGIGLFGVAASFSAQVLARRKEFGLLAHLGLTRRQILAVVAGEGAAWTAVGAMAGVLLGLVVSVVLVHVVNPQSFHWTMDLNVPGWRLLALCWAVIVSGTVTAWLAGRAAAGRDAVMAVKEDW, encoded by the coding sequence ATGCTGGCCATGTTTGCGCTGCTTCGCACCTTCTCCTGGCAAGACCTGCGCCACCACCCCTGGCGCAGTGCGGCAGCGGTGGCGGCGGTGATGCTGGGCGTGGCGCTGGCCTTTGCGGTGCATGTGATCAATGCGTCGGCGCTGGACGAGTTTTCCCAGGCCGTGCGGGCCGTCAACGGCCAGCCCGACCTGGAGCTTCGCACCATGCAGGGCCCCCTGCCCGAGGCGCTGTACGAACGCCTGGCCACCAACCCGCAGGTGGCCCGCGCCAGCCCGTTGCTGGAGCTGTCCACCCTGGCGCAAGCGGGTGATGCCACCACCACCACTGTCGCGAGCCCGGCCCGCATATCACTGCGCGTGCTGGGGGCCGACGCCCTGCTGCTGCCCACCATGGCCCCCGCGCTGATGCCAAGGGCGTGGGACACGGCAGACCGCTTTGCCGTGTTTGCGCCGGCCACCGTGTTTCTCAACACCGCAGCGCTGCAGGCGCTGGGGCTGTCCACTGCCGCGCCCGCGCAGCTTCCGCAGATCATGCTGTACGCCGGCCTGCAGGCTCCGCTGAACGTGCAGGTGGCTGGCACGGTGGCGGCCGGGGGCGCACCGCTGGCGGTGATGGACATCGGCGCCGCGCAGGACCTGTTTGGCCGCGCGGGCCAGCTCAGCCGCATCGACCTGCAACTGCTGCCCGGCACCGACCGCGCCGCGTGGGAGCGCGCCCTGCGCGCGCAGCCCGACTGGCCTGCCAACGTGGTGCTGGCGCACCCGGGCGACGCGGCGCAGCGCATCAGCAACCTCTCACGCGCCTACCGGGTCAACCTGACGGTGCTGGCGCTGGTGGCGCTCTTTACCGGGGCGTTTCTGGTGTTCTCGGTGCTGGCGCTCAGCGTGGCGCAGCGCGGGCCGCAGTTTGCCCTGCTGGCCGTGCTGGGCGCCACGCCGCGCCAGCGCCTGGTGCTGGTGCTGGCCGAATCGGCCGCGCTGGGGCTGGTGGGCAGCGCACTGGGCATTGCGCTGGGCACCGCACTGGCCGCCACCGCCTTGCAGTTGCTGGGCGGCGACCTGGGCGGCGGCTACTTTGCCGGCGTGCAGCCCGCGCTGCAGTGGAGCGCACCGGCCGCGCTGGTGTACGGCACCTTGGGCGTGGCGGCTGCGCTGGTCGGCGGCTGGTGGCCCGCACGCGCGGCGCAATTGCTGCCGCCCGCCCAGACTCTGAAAGGCCTGGGCACGGCAGCCAGCCAGGCGGAGAGGGGCACGGTGGGCATCACGCTGGTGGTCGGTGGCGCAGTGCTCACCCTGGCGCCACCCGTGTTCGGCATTCCCCTGGCGGCCTATGTCGCCATCGGGATGCTGCTGGTAGGCGGTATCGCCTTGCTGCCCTGGGCCATGGCCAAACTGCTGGCGTGGCTGCAACCGCTGGCAGCGCGCCATGCGCTGCCGCTGCTGGCCCTGGAACGCGCGCGGCGCATGCGCGGCAGCGCCGCCATTGCGGTGGGCGGCGTGGTCGCCAGCCTGAGCCTGGCGGTGGCGCTGACGGTGATGGTGTCGAGCTTTCGCGGATCGGTCACCCAGTGGCTGGACGCCGTGCTGCCGTCGCCGCTGTATGTGCGCTCGGCCCTCGGCGCGGGCGGCTCCGACGCAGCATTGCTGCCCGCCCGATTTGCCGAAGCCGTGGGCCAATTGCCGGGCCTGGATCGCGTACACGCACTTCGCGCCAGCCCGCTGCAGCTCTCGCCCACCCTGCCCGCCCTCACGGTGCTGAGCCGCCCGCTGGGCGACGACCCCGCGCAAAGCCTGCCCCTGGTGGGCAACGCCCTGCCCGTGCCCGCAGGCCGCACCGGCGTGTACATCAGCGAGGCGGTGGTAGACCTGTACGACCTGCGCCCCGGCATGGAGTGGCCCGCACTTTCAGAGTCTATTAGGCCTCCAGCGCTTGATGGACAAGCGCAACCAGCTATCTTTTACATAGCAGGCGTGTGGCGCGACTATGCCCGCCAGACAGGCGCCGTGGTGATGGACCGCGCCGTGTGGCTGCGCCTGACCGGCGACGCCCGCCCCAGCGACCTGGCGCTGTGGCCCAGCGAGGGCGCAGACATTGGCGCGCTGCAGGCGTCGATACTCGCACTGGCCGCTACGCAGGCGGGCCAATCAGGCAGCAACACACCGCAAGGTGCCAGCGCTGGCGGCAGCAGCGGCAACAACGACGCCCTGGTGGAATTCGCCTCGTCCGGCGCTATCCGCGAACGCTCGCTGCGCATCTTCGACCGCAGCTTTGCCGTCACCTACTGGCTGCAGGCCGTGGCCATCGGCATCGGCCTGTTCGGCGTGGCCGCCAGCTTCAGCGCGCAGGTGCTGGCGCGGCGCAAGGAGTTCGGCCTGCTCGCCCACCTGGGCCTCACCCGCCGCCAGATTTTGGCCGTGGTGGCGGGCGAAGGCGCCGCCTGGACGGCAGTGGGCGCAATGGCTGGCGTGCTGCTGGGCCTGGTGGTGTCGGTGGTACTGGTGCACGTGGTCAACCCGCAGAGTTTTCACTGGACGATGGACCTGAATGTGCCCGGCTGGCGGCTGCTGGCGCTGTGCTGGGCGGTGATCGTGTCGGGGACGGTGACCGCGTGGCTGGCGGGGCGGGCGGCGGCGGGGCGGGATGCGGTGATGGCGGTGAAGGAGGATTGGTAG
- a CDS encoding branched-chain amino acid ABC transporter permease, with product MEIFGVSLPGLLSQLLLGLVNGSFYAILSLGLAVIFGLLNVINFAHGALFMTGALITWMAMNYFGINYWLMLVLAPLVVGLFGVVIERLLLRWIYKLDHLYGLLLTLGLTLLIEGVFRSIYGVSGLGYDTPEALEGATNLGFMIMPNYRAWVVVASVVVCLATWYVIEKTKLGAYLRAGTENPRLVEAFGINVPVMVTLTYAFGAGLAAFAGVLAAPVYQVSPLMGQNLIIVVFAVVVIGGMGSIMGSILTGLGLGVVEGFTKVFYPEASSTVVFVIMVIVLLIRPAGLFGKEK from the coding sequence ATGGAAATCTTTGGTGTCTCATTGCCCGGCCTGTTGAGCCAGCTCCTTTTGGGGCTGGTCAACGGATCGTTTTACGCAATCCTCAGCCTTGGGCTGGCCGTGATCTTTGGCCTGCTCAACGTCATCAACTTTGCGCACGGCGCGCTGTTCATGACAGGGGCCCTGATTACCTGGATGGCCATGAACTACTTTGGCATCAACTACTGGTTGATGCTGGTATTGGCGCCGCTGGTGGTGGGGCTGTTCGGGGTCGTGATCGAGCGCCTGCTGCTGCGCTGGATCTACAAGCTTGATCACCTGTATGGCCTGTTGCTCACGCTGGGTCTCACCCTGCTGATCGAGGGCGTGTTCCGCTCGATCTACGGTGTCTCGGGCTTGGGCTACGACACGCCCGAGGCGCTGGAGGGCGCAACCAACCTGGGCTTCATGATCATGCCCAACTACCGTGCCTGGGTGGTGGTGGCATCGGTGGTGGTGTGTCTGGCTACCTGGTATGTGATTGAAAAGACCAAGCTGGGTGCCTACCTGCGTGCCGGTACCGAGAACCCGCGCCTGGTGGAAGCATTCGGGATCAACGTTCCCGTCATGGTCACGCTGACCTACGCTTTCGGCGCTGGCCTGGCGGCATTTGCCGGGGTGCTGGCCGCACCGGTGTACCAGGTCTCGCCACTCATGGGCCAGAACCTGATCATCGTCGTGTTTGCTGTCGTGGTGATCGGCGGCATGGGTTCCATCATGGGCTCCATCCTCACCGGACTGGGCCTGGGTGTTGTAGAAGGTTTTACCAAAGTGTTTTATCCGGAGGCCTCTTCCACCGTGGTGTTCGTCATCATGGTCATCGTTCTCCTCATTCGCCCCGCCGGCCTGTTCGGCAAAGAAAAATAA
- a CDS encoding Hsp20/alpha crystallin family protein, protein MNSLVSRGSLFDDFFKDIAPGFYVRPLHGDNLPAPSQIKVDVKETDEGYTVQAEVPGVAKEDIHVSLEGNVVSLRAEVRQHDEKREGEKVLRSERYFGAVARSFQLPADVDAASAKAKYDNGVLTLTLPKKVNKAAQRLNIE, encoded by the coding sequence ATGAATTCACTTGTATCGCGCGGCAGCCTGTTTGACGACTTCTTCAAGGACATCGCCCCGGGCTTCTACGTGCGCCCGCTGCACGGCGACAACCTGCCCGCACCCAGCCAGATCAAGGTGGATGTGAAGGAAACCGACGAGGGCTACACCGTGCAGGCCGAGGTGCCCGGCGTGGCCAAGGAGGACATCCATGTCTCGCTGGAAGGCAATGTGGTCAGCCTGCGCGCCGAGGTGCGCCAGCACGACGAAAAGCGCGAGGGCGAGAAGGTGCTGCGCTCCGAGCGCTACTTCGGTGCCGTGGCCCGCAGTTTCCAGCTGCCGGCCGACGTGGATGCCGCCTCGGCCAAGGCCAAATACGACAACGGGGTGCTGACGCTGACCCTGCCCAAAAAGGTGAACAAGGCTGCGCAGCGGCTGAACATCGAGTAA